The segment GACATGCGTGATGCCCCCGCGCTCTCCATCCTTCCCGCCCTGATGGAGAAGGGGGCGGCCATCCGCGCCCACGATCCGCAGGCGATGGACGAGGCCGCGGAGCTGCTGCCCGAAGGGGTGACCTTCTGCCAGGGGCCCTACGAGGCGGCGCGCGACGCCGACGCGCTGGTGTTGATGACCGAGTGGAACGCCTACCGCAACCTCGATCTGGCCCGGTTGGGCGCGAGCATGCGCCGGCGGATCATGATCGATCTGCGCAACGTCTACAGCGCGGAGATCGCCCGGGAGCACGGATTCCGCTACGCCTCGGTGGGGCGGCGCGACGCGCTCTGACCGGGAGTGGATGCGGGCGGCACTCCGGCTGGCCCGCAACGGCATCGGCACCACCCATCCCAACCCCAGGGTGGGGGCGGTGGTGGTGCGCGACGGGGTGTTGCTCGGGCGCGGATGGCATGTGCGCCCTGGCGGGCCCCACGCCGAGGTGGCGGCGCTCGCCGATGCCGGGGAGGGGGCCCGCGGCGCCACGCTGTATGTGACGTTGGAGCCGTGTGCCGGCCACGGTCGCACCCCGCCATGCTGCCATGCGATTCTGGCGGCCGGTATCCGGCGGGTGGTCTACGGCTCGACCGATCCCAACCCGCGCATGGCCGGCGGCGGCGCCTGGCTGGCCGACCACGGCATCGCCGTGACCGGCGGGGTGCTGGCCGAGGCGTGCGACCGGCTCAACCGCCCCTTCCTGCACGGCCTGCGCCGGCAGCGGCCGTGGATCCTGGCCAAGGCGGCGGTCTCGCTCGACGGCAAGCTGGCCACCGAGACGGGGGAGGCCCGCTGGATCAGCTCGGAGGAGTCGCGGCGCCATCTGCACCGCATCCGGGCGGAGATGGATGCGATCGTCGTCGGAGGTGGTACGCTGTGCGCCGATGATCCGCGGCTCACCCCGCGCGGGGTGCGCCGCCGCGGTGCCAATCCTCTGCGGGTGGTGATCGCCCGCCGGTTGCCGCCGTTCATGGCCACGGCCCACCTGTGTGACGATGCGGCGCCCAGCCGGATCTACTGGCAGTCGGGGCGGCAGGAGGATGCGGCACGCTGGCGCGAATCCGGCGTGGAGCTGGTCGCCTTCCGCCGGCTGGAGGAGGTGTTCGACCATCTCTACCGAGAAGGGCGTCTGGCGGTGATGGTCGAAGGCGGCGGGCGGCTCTTCGGCGCGCTCTTTCGTGCGCGGCTGGTCGATGAGCTGCTGCTCTACCAGGCGCCGCTGCTGCTCGGAGGCGAGCGGGCGGTCGGGCTGTGGATGGGCGATGGTGTCGACCGGGTGGGGCAGGCCCCGCGCCTGATCGATCCGGTCCGGCGCAGGTTGGGCTGCGACCAGTGGATCCGGGGGCTGATCGGCTATCCCGGGTCGGAGCGGTCGTCTCGCCGAAACGGCGGCCCACGCACGGAAGCAAAGGGCGCGCAGCCGGTCCATGGAGGGAGCTTTGTGGCAGGATCATGACCAACGATACGGTTGAGGAAAAGATCCGGGAGCGGTTGGAGCGGGCGCTGCAACCGAGCCGTCTGGTGCTCCACGACCAGTCGGCCGCCCACGCCGGCCATGGGCAGCATCGTGCCCACGGCGGGGGACATTATTGCCTCGAGATCGCCGCCGACTGCTTCGCCGGTCGTCCATTGGCCGAGTGTCATCGCATGGTCCATCGGGCTTTGGGTGATATGTTTTCCGAGGATATTCATGCACTTTCCATCAAGGTGATCCGGTGATCCTCCACTGCGGGTGCAACCATGCCCGGATGGTGGCACGATTCGTGCTGGTGGTACGGAGGGACGCCATCGGTTCGCGCCGCCGGTGTGGTGCGGATCGGGGAGCGGAAGGTTCCCACGCGGCCACGGATGGCCGTGCAAATCGAGATCCTGCGAAGCAAGCGATGGATTTGTGAGGCAATCGAAGAGCGCGCTCTTCGATTGCCGTCGAGCAAGAGCTCCATGGAGGGAGTTGTTGCGATGCGATCATGAAAGTCGTTCGGAGAAACTCGGTTCAGAGCGGAAGCGTCACCCGGAAGCGGCGGCGTTCCGGCACGGAGAAGGATGCCTTCGCCTCGGTGATGCACGAGCAGCAGGCCACCGGGGGTGTCGACCGGCGGGAGGAGGGGCGGGATCGCGCCGATGCCGCATCTGAGCAGGCTCCCCGGGAGCGGGACGACCATCCCGAGGTGCTGCTGATGCTGGTCCGGCAGGGGATCGATGTCCTGGACGACGGCCTGGCGCAGATCGAGCGCGAAGGGATCGGCAACACCCTCGAGTTGCGTGAGAAGCTCGACGCCGTCGGCTCGCGGCTGCATGCCATCCGCAGCACACAGGGGGGATCCCCCCTGCTGGATACATCGGAGACCATCATCAACGTCGAGTCGGAACGGCTGCGCCGCCTGGCCTGATCCGGCGGGCGCGCTTCGCCCCCTACCGCCCCTATCTTTTTCCCCTCTCCGGGCGCGCTCCTCCTCCGGCGGCCCCTCCCGTTTCTCCCTGTCGCCACACCTGCGATCGTTCCGCCATCCCCACTGCGGGTGACCCGGCGGGGGTCGTGCGCTACCATTTCCGCTCGTGCGACCGCAGCCAGCCGCGCGGCGGCGGGATCGGAGGACGATGGCGGCCTTGCCGGAGTCGACCATGCGCCCTTCGGCGTGCCGTCGCGCACATCCGGAGCTTCTCCCTGGTCGACTCCGGTTCGGGCAAAGGGTCCATGGAGGGATCCTTTGCGATCTGATCCGTCATGTCCGAGAAGGATGCTTTGGTCCATCAGCTCATCGACGACTTCGATGCGCTGCGTCCCATCGTGTTGGCGTCGAACAAGGAGCATGTCGAGCTGCGTGCCATCCTCAGGCGGATGGCCTCGACGCTGGAGAAGCTGCAGGGGCTCCCTGCGGTCCCCGTCTCCCAGTACCGTCTGCTCGCCCGGCTCCTCTCCCGGCTGATCGATGCCGAGCACGGCTTGTTGCTCTCCTCCGATGTCGGCCGGGAGATGGGCGAGCAGGATGCCGACCGGTTGATCGAGCATGTCGAGCAGCGCCGCCGCCTGCTCGCCCAGGCGCAGCAGGACGTCCCGATCCTCCATCGCACCATCGCCCGCTGCAGCGCGCTGATCGGACGCGAGATCGCCGCCGATCGGGAGATCGCCGACAAAGCTCAGGCGCTGGAGATGATGCTGCGTGCCCATCTGCAGGAGGATCGGGTGGTGCGTGGCGAACTCAACGAACTGATCGCCACGCTGCGCGCCTCGCTCGCCTCGATGTCCAGGGTGTTGCAGGAGGTGGGGGCCGATTCCTCGGAGCTGGCGCGGGCGCAGGAGGTGCTGTCGCAGGATCTGCCGGAGGATCCGGTGGCGGCGAAGCGGCTGTTGGAGCAGGCGCGCGAGGAGATCCTCGCCGCCGGCAACAAGGTGGTCGAGGCCAACGAGGCGATGCAGCAGCAGATGCAGCAGCAGATGCGAAAGATGCAGCAGCTCACCGAGCAGCTCAAGCGGGCGGAGGCGCAGGCGCGCAACGATCCGTTGACCGGCTTGGCCAACCGCCGTCGGCTGGCCGAGTTCCTGCGCGGGTTGAAGTCGGAGACGGTGTCTTTCGTCATGCTCGATATCGACTTCTTCAAGAAAATCAATGATCAGTACGGGCACGACGCCGGCGACGAGGTGCTGGCCGACCTGGCCGAGGTGTTGAGCGGTTGTGTGCGCGAGGGCGACATGGTGGCCCGTCTCGGTGGCGAGGAGTTCTGTGTCGTCTTTCCCGACACCCCACTGGCGACGGCGGTGGAGTTGGCCGAAGAGCTGCGTGCCGCCGTCGATGTGCACGATTTCAAGACCTCCGCCGGCCCGATCCCGGTCACCGTCAGCGTCGGCGTGGCACAGCGGCGGCCGGGCGAGCCCAACTCGGCATGGATCAAGCGGGCGGACGAGGCGCTCTACGCCTCCAAGACGGGAGGGCGCAACCGGGTGAGCAGCGCCGAGTAGCGCCACGGCCGGTTCGCGCTCGGGACCGCGCCCCCTACAGACGGCGGAGACGGAGGGCGAGCCGCCACCACGGCCAGCGCCGCCCTTGCCGGTAGATGCCCTCTTCCCACTCGGCGACGAAGCGGTTCCACGACTCCGCCGCCACGCCTGGCGGCGTCGGCAGTGCTGAGAGCGGTTGGCCGACGGTGCGGGCGATGCCGCGCCGGCGCAGCCAGCCATCGAGCAGCGGGATCGCCGCGGGGTTGGCGCCTCCGGCGCGACGGCGCCACCAGAGCAGGGGCGCGGCCGTCACCAGTATCACCAGGGCCAGCAGGGCTGCAGGATGCCCTGCGGCCCGGGCCAGCGCGCGCAGCGCCGCCGCCCGGTCGGAGTCGCGAAACTCCAGCACATAGCGGTACCAGGCCATCCGGAGCGAC is part of the Zetaproteobacteria bacterium genome and harbors:
- a CDS encoding BolA family transcriptional regulator; protein product: MTNDTVEEKIRERLERALQPSRLVLHDQSAAHAGHGQHRAHGGGHYCLEIAADCFAGRPLAECHRMVHRALGDMFSEDIHALSIKVIR
- a CDS encoding GGDEF domain-containing protein yields the protein MSEKDALVHQLIDDFDALRPIVLASNKEHVELRAILRRMASTLEKLQGLPAVPVSQYRLLARLLSRLIDAEHGLLLSSDVGREMGEQDADRLIEHVEQRRRLLAQAQQDVPILHRTIARCSALIGREIAADREIADKAQALEMMLRAHLQEDRVVRGELNELIATLRASLASMSRVLQEVGADSSELARAQEVLSQDLPEDPVAAKRLLEQAREEILAAGNKVVEANEAMQQQMQQQMRKMQQLTEQLKRAEAQARNDPLTGLANRRRLAEFLRGLKSETVSFVMLDIDFFKKINDQYGHDAGDEVLADLAEVLSGCVREGDMVARLGGEEFCVVFPDTPLATAVELAEELRAAVDVHDFKTSAGPIPVTVSVGVAQRRPGEPNSAWIKRADEALYASKTGGRNRVSSAE
- the ribD gene encoding bifunctional diaminohydroxyphosphoribosylaminopyrimidine deaminase/5-amino-6-(5-phosphoribosylamino)uracil reductase RibD; the protein is MRAALRLARNGIGTTHPNPRVGAVVVRDGVLLGRGWHVRPGGPHAEVAALADAGEGARGATLYVTLEPCAGHGRTPPCCHAILAAGIRRVVYGSTDPNPRMAGGGAWLADHGIAVTGGVLAEACDRLNRPFLHGLRRQRPWILAKAAVSLDGKLATETGEARWISSEESRRHLHRIRAEMDAIVVGGGTLCADDPRLTPRGVRRRGANPLRVVIARRLPPFMATAHLCDDAAPSRIYWQSGRQEDAARWRESGVELVAFRRLEEVFDHLYREGRLAVMVEGGGRLFGALFRARLVDELLLYQAPLLLGGERAVGLWMGDGVDRVGQAPRLIDPVRRRLGCDQWIRGLIGYPGSERSSRRNGGPRTEAKGAQPVHGGSFVAGS